Below is a genomic region from Neisseria arctica.
GGCGGGCCGTTAACGTTTTGCCGTTGTCGAGGATTGCTGATACACCTTGAGTGTCGGTTTGTGTATGTATTACGGTGCTATTGCACAATAAAGTAATATTTTTTTTATCGCGAATGCTTTCATAAGCCGCTTGGCGTATGTTGTGATTGGAAATAAGATAGCCTAAGCAGTCTGCTGAAATATTCAGGGTTTGATCGGGAGGGGGGAAATGGAGTTGGTAGGAAGAATTACCGTTCAATACTTTGGCATCACGTAGGGGATAGATTTCGCTTTCTGAAATTCTTTGCCATATACCTAACCGTTGCATAATATTTTTTGAAACGTGGGTAAGGGCGATTTCACGACCGTCATAAGGCGGATTTTGAAGCGTTTCCAGAGAACTTTTCTCTATTAGGGTAATATTCAGACTGCTGTCAGCGAGCGCAGCGGCAAAACTTAAACCGGCAGGGCCAGCGCCGATAACTAAAATATCGCTGTTCGTTGTCATGGTGCTTCCTTGGAATAATAAATATTTCAAGCTGGGTGAGGATAAACGAAAGCGGCCGTTTGAGGGAAAACTTTTGAAATTTGCTTAATATATGTCAAAATCTGATGCAGGTAAGCTTGGATAGTTTAAATATAAGCATAAAAAATTCAGACGGCATTTATTAAAATGCCGTCTGAAATATTTCTAATCGGATCGCTTATTTCCAATAACGCCACCAAGGCATGCTATCCAATTTCCATCCGGTTTGCAGATAGGGGCTGTTGGGGAAGTTTTGCGACAAAATACGGCGGGTATCGTCTGCCAATTGGGGTTTGTTTAACCGTTGATAGGCTTGCTCCATGATGGCTAGAGCCTCTTCTACAAAACGTGTGTTTTGATACTGCTGAACCACTTTTTGCGCACGGTTTGCAGCCGCCAAATAGGCTCCGCGTTTCATGTAATAGCGGGCTACCGCAATTTCATTACCTCCCAAGGCATCTACCAGCTTGGTCATGCGTTCGGTGGCATCTTGTGCGTAGCGACTGTTGGGATAGCGTTCGATTAATTGCGCAAAAGCATGATAAGCATCGCGGTTTGCTTTTGGATCTCGGTCAGACCAGTCTTGCGAGGCCAGTTTGTTCAGGAAAGACTGATCTTCATTGAAGAGGATGAGGCCTTTTAAATAAAGGGCGTAATCCATATTCGGATGTTGGGGGTACATACGCTGGAAACGCTCAACTGCGGCGAGGGCTTTTTCAGGTTCGTCATCTTTATAGTAGGCATATGCGGTGTCAAGCTGCGCTTGTTGCGCATGGCGGCCATTAGGGAAGCGCGATTCTAAAATTTCGTATAACTTGATGGCTCTAGTATAATTGTTGCTGTTTAAGTCGTCTTGCGCCTCGGTGTAAAGACGTTCTACTGTCCAATCTTGGGTCATTTGGGCATCTTTATCTACGGTGCCGGTAGCGGCACAGCCGCCCAATGCCAAGCCTAGAGTTACTACTAAAAGAATTTTTTTCATGCAAAACACTTCCTTTGACAATGAAGCCGATTATAACGATGATTTGGAGTTTTCGGCAGCCCCTGATGCAGAAAGTTGCATAAATTTAACCATTCCGGTCGACTTTGCCGGTATGCGTTTGGATGCGGCTTTAGCTAAATTATTGCCTGACTACTCACGCAGCCGCTTGACCGGATGGATTAAAGAGGGTGCGGTTTTACTAGATAATAAACCAACACAACCGAAAGATAAATTAATAGGTGGCGAACAAATTGCAGTAACCGTAAAGGTGAGCGATGAAGCATTGGCTTTTACTGCGGAAGAGATGGATTTGGATATCGTTTATGAAGACGATACCGTAATCGTGATTAATAAGCCTGCCGGTTTGGTGGTGCATCCGGCAGCCGGTAACTGGAGCGGTACTTTGTTAAATGGTTTG
It encodes:
- a CDS encoding outer membrane protein assembly factor BamD, whose translation is MKKILLVVTLGLALGGCAATGTVDKDAQMTQDWTVERLYTEAQDDLNSNNYTRAIKLYEILESRFPNGRHAQQAQLDTAYAYYKDDEPEKALAAVERFQRMYPQHPNMDYALYLKGLILFNEDQSFLNKLASQDWSDRDPKANRDAYHAFAQLIERYPNSRYAQDATERMTKLVDALGGNEIAVARYYMKRGAYLAAANRAQKVVQQYQNTRFVEEALAIMEQAYQRLNKPQLADDTRRILSQNFPNSPYLQTGWKLDSMPWWRYWK